A window of Natator depressus isolate rNatDep1 chromosome 3, rNatDep2.hap1, whole genome shotgun sequence genomic DNA:
CAGGGGGAGGGCTAGTTAATTttgcttttcccttttaatttgcCATTCTTTGTGTTTACAGCTTTCAGCCAACTCAGACTCACACTTCAGAGACTCCCATTCTGGGacttctgtttgcacattatctCCCAGTTGTCCAATTCACATTAGCATTCTTCATTATGTTGCATGAGGGGAAGATTTAGCAAGTATCCCACACTGACCCTACAATCAATTTGCTAGATCAGTGTCAATTCGTACACCCAACAGGAAACTAGGAGTCAGATTCCTAAACACAATGCTACTGTCCACAGATCTAGAAAGAAGGGGTTTCACTCTAGAAACAGAGGATTCTGGCATCTGACCACTGCACCTCTTCATCCCCATAATTCAGAGTAGGTGCCCCTTTCTGACCTGAAGTTCAGACCTTTGTTCTCTTGACATCACAACTGCAGCTGCCTAATGTTTGAGATAAACATAGATTAAGGTTAAATTCCagctgggaagagagagaaagaaggtgAGATGGGTTAATATACTTAGGAAACAGGACAAACAAACCGTTAACAGACTtggagtttatttaaaaaataactgcCAATAGCACACAAGAGTGAATTCAGGGTGAAACTATGTGACCATTAACCAGATTCACATAGGATCACAGGCCACTATCTACACAAGAGCATTGGCTATGGAGCCGACAGGGCCCTAGACATTTAAGATACAACTGCTCATCTAAAACCTAGCcctctggggaggcaggggaagaaAAATGAGAGGTTAATAAGAGCACCGTAGGGAAGGGCTATCAGCTACTGCTCTGTCACCACCAGCTGGGTTCTGTAATCCAGCCCAGCCCGGTGAGGACGAGGATGGTACCATCACCCTCTTTGGCTCAGCACCTCACTGTTCTCAACTGCAAACAGGGCCTCGCTGTCCTGTGTCGGGTAGGACATAAAAAAGCTTCTGCACCCTCCCTGCCCTGTGCATGCACCAGCTCACTGCCATGCCCACATATGGAAaccctgcagcctctgagctatcTCAATGCTGCCACCGTGTGACAGACGGATTTGGGTCTCTGTCAAAGGCAGGTTCCCTCTGTTCAGCACAAGGGTTTGTATTCCTTGGGGTTTGCTCTGAAGTCAGCTGGATGCTATCTCTGCATCGTTCCTGGGGCAGGCCCAGTTTGCTGCAATGCTCTTGATAAGGAGTCTTAAGATTCCTGTTCATTTGAGAAACTCTCCCATGCTCCTATTCCAGACCTCTGCATGCAATCTCTGGACATCTCAATGGCTGCAGTCACTCTGGCTTGGACCTGGGCTTTGTCTCCCCCTCAGTCATTGGGTCATTGAGCTGCACCTGGCAAGGGCCTGCCCTATTGCGCCACACTCACTGGCAGAAAGGCTTCAGCTGCAATTACGCAAACAACTGCGTGGacccaggaacagcagcagcagagcagaactgGTCGATCACCCCTGCTAAGCAGCAGTCAGGGAAGAACACTAGACTTCTGCTGTATCTTGGCCAAAGCAGCAAACACTCCTCCCAGTGCAAAGCACTAGGGGAATCAAACACAATGTGTAAACAAACACCAGGAGCCTCACCTTGGGCTCAGCAACCTCACCTGGAACTGGGCTCAAGGCCAGACAAGTACCTAGAACACAGGGGTGAAAGGCTTGGGTCAAAAACAAAGCAATAAGCCAGGATCTGTGGAAGAGCTGGAGTCTCTTGTTAGGATATTCCAGCAGCAGCTTTACTGGAGGGTTGTATCTACTGAAGGTCCACAGAGCATTTTCTTCTGATCTCTCTGCTTCTCACTGCGTGGGTGCTGCACTTCACTGTCTTACATTGCCACGGAGTGGGAGAAGAGCTGGGAAATGTAGAGGCAAGGGTTGCTTTGCAGCATCTCACTGCTGTGTACATGCCGGGGTCTGTATGGCATACCCAGCCCCtctcgctgtgctggaggaatggTGCTGGTGATCTGGGAGGTACTCCTGTCTCCAAGGAGCTGTTTACACTCAGGACAGATTCCACTGGGGTTAGGAGCCCTCATGTTGACAGCCCGCTGGTGTTTTTAACACTGTCACACAATGCCCTGTCTAAGCCTGCTCAGAAAGTCTAGTCAAGGCCACTGGCAGCCTGGGGCCCATCTCCAGAAGGGCTCTAGCCTCTGCTAGCACTCCCAGAGCTGAAGTCGGTGCTGGAAGCGTCTAGTGTAGGCACGGTAGGGGCAGCATTAGCAGGTGCTGTGCTGCTGGCGTAGCAGCTGTCCCAGTAGGTGGAAGGCAGAGGTTCTGGCATTGCAGAGCTCATTACTACCTGTAAAGGAGGACTGtatggggaagagagaaggaCAAAGGTGATCAGAGGATAACCTTCCAGAAGAGCAAGGGCTGGAGGCCATGAGGCTCTTAGCTGCTTCAGGCCAGTTTCGCTAACTGGAATGCCAAAAATGCCAAGTCCCTTGCTTGCGGTAACAGATTCCAATGTATAGTTGCAGCAACTCCAACAGTTACAATAGAACAAAACTGAAAGGACAAAAACTTGTCACGCCAGATAGTCTCATTCATTCCTCTCCATCACCCATGCCCAGTCGTACcgacccacccccactcccactgaagtcactcgATTGCATTACAGGATTACTCCACAGCAGGAAGTGGTGTAAAACTGCCTTGCTTAAAAATAATTCTAAGCTTCCTTCCAATTGTGCCTCTTGGGCTGCGTCTAAATGGCAGGGCCAACCCCCTACATTCAGAACCCAGGGTCTAGCCCCCAACAGCCCCataagaatttatttatttttaaaccacacaTTTGGGGTTTTCTCTGACTTCTGAGCCTTTTAGGTAACACTCTGGTGACACTTTCAAACTGTCCCCTgtagccatgagggctagaaacagcTTCATtctaaagctgagattctcacataatcccaTGACGCCACGAGCGGaggttgttaaaaaaaaaaacaaaccaaaccaaaaccaaacacacacacaccaaatacCAGCAGACCTGTGATAAAGTGGCAAGAGTTGGAAGTGCTGGTGCCTGGAGTATGGTGCCCTGCCTGGGGAACCAACAGTCGCTCACTAGCCTGAAAAGCTAGTGAAGGTAAGACCGATGAGTCTCTCACTACCTAGGAATATTCCATGACACATGATGGAGCTGGTGAGACGAAAGAGCACTCAGGAACATACCTAATTCTAGCAGAGCAGCCACCTCAGTGCACTGACATCTGACTCACTGAGCTGCAGTGCCGAGATCACAGGTCAGCCCGgctggactggactggaccagACCTAACCCCACTCCCAGGCTGGGGTCCCCACGTGCTTTGATGAGTGTTAGAGCTGATGGGAGGCTCTTGGGCACGTGCAAGAGGGACAAAGACTGCATTCAGAGTTATCCGGGTGTCACTGCAGGCCGTAGTGGGTCTTGCTCCCGCACCCCACGGGGAGAGTGTTAATATCTACTGGCACTTTAAGAGAAACCACCAACAGGTAGCAAAGAACTGCATAAAATACAAGTGATCCTCTCCTTGCAAAGCAAGGAGCTGCTGTCCACAGTGCAGCAGGGAGAGCGAAAGCTACTACAGGGAGCACATGCTAGACCAAATGAAACAGGACATTAGCAGAGGGGGGAAGGGTCCTCTCTGCAGCAACAGCAGGAGCCATAGGCTTCCAGGAAGCTGGAGTGGTTGCTCCTGAGTGGAATGGTATTatgggagtggggtgggcagCAAGCTTGCAGAGCAGGAGGATAACTCATTGTGGGACCCCAGCACGCTCAGTGGGACTGCCTGGCGTAGGGGagggcaggactgggcccagccTTTGTGGAACAGACCGTGTCTCCAAACCCACCAGGCTGGCCACGCAGAAGCCACTCTCCTTCCAAGCCACTGCCAAGTTCCCTGCCCCACAGGCAGCTGTAGACAAAAGCCAGAGGCTCCTCCGTGAGCAAACCAGCCTCCTTTCTCCCACTTCCATACCCGCTCAAACACAACCACGCTGGGCAAGAGGCGGCAAGTCTCTCCCGCTGAAGGCGGGATCTGTATTGTCTAGGGAGTACTAAGGGGAGTTTAACAAGCTCCATGTACTCAGGAGCATCTCCTGTCCggcccagctgccctgcgtgTGCAGGGGTCTCTGCCAGCTGCTGTGATCCATGTGGCACCACTGCTCATGGTAATGCTGACTAGCTACGGCGTGACTGGCTGAGAACTCCacccagcaggaacaggctgcTGCCCTTGGAGCAATAAGTTGAAAGAGTTCTCATTTATTTCCCTTCAGTAAATAAGGGGTCACCATCTTGTGAGGCAACTGGCTGTTGCAATGCCCAGAGCGCATCCAATATCCCACCTGTCCAGAGTGTCCGCTGTCCCTACCATGGGCTGCAAATTGGCATGCGGAGTCCAAGAGACTACAGCTCGTCAGCTGGGCTGTGCGCAAGGGGAGCCTTTGGCTGGAtatccccctcctcctcagggCTCCTTCCAGCACTTGGGGCCAGGTGGCTTTTTGCTTCCTCAACCTtctcattgtttttctttttcttctctgctGCTTTCTTGTTCTTGCCACCCTTTTTCTTTGTCTTATTCTCCCCCGTGGTCGCTACATCTCCCTTCTTGCTGGTCCACTGCTCTGCCAGGCAGCCTGCAGGGATGACATCATGGAGAAGAGGGAGCAGTGAGGCGGTCAggtttcctctccccaccccacgccccctTCCTGCTCACACTGAGAGACGGCATTTCAATGCTCCTCTGGAGCACGTGTGCTGTCTCAGCAAATACAAGGGGGCATAGGCCTCCAAGCAGAGGTCAAACTCACTTGTGTCTTTCCCTTTCAGCACATGGTTCGCACAGAGAAACTGAGCCAGGTCTTCCTTCTGGTGATGCCTGTACCAGTCCTCGATCACGTCTTCGAATTCCTCCACCAGCACATCACACTagtgcagacagaaagcagagtcCAGCACCAGGAGACCTTCCCTACTAACCCCACTCCCAGGGCCCCTCCCAACGTGGGGAGCAAGCGCAGGTCCAGGACGAGCTTGCCAAAGAGGGGCAGCTCATACTCTGCAGTGAACTCTTGGAGTACGATACCCACACCCAGCCTGAGCCAGTCTTCCCAGATCTCCCAGCCATTACTGCCCTCCGCGCTAGTGCCCCCAGTGACATTGTGCTACCGCACGGGCAGTACCTGCTTCTTGAGGTCAGCCACTTCAGCAGAGGTCTCGTTCCACAGCTCATAGGGGATGTCCATCACCACTTTCACCCCCTTGTGTACCAGGTTGTGCAGGGTTTCAAACGTCTCCGACATTCCCTAAGGAGACACAGTAATGCAAGTGACCCCACCTTCAGGAAGAGGCAGAATCCCAGCTCCACACGCACGACGCTTGTACTCAGGGAGAGAGGGGAACTCTCATACAGCTCCCCTACATGGGAGCCAGCTCAGAGCCCTGCAGAAGAGGGGGTGCAGCACTAGGAGTCATGGCACCAGTGCAGCATGAAAGGAGAAGCCTCAGGGGCAAGTGGCTGAGCAGCCTGCTCACTTCTCAGGAGGGTGCGAAAGCCTGGCCTTATCTGCTGCCCCCCGCACATCCCTCTGTATGGCATCCAGCAGCTCCAGCTGGACTGGGACCCCAACACGCTTGTTGCTTGACAGACAGTCCCGGCCATGAAGAACATGCCATCAAAGATGACcagcctgaggaggaggagggcagggggaaggctATGACACTTGTTCAAAGTTTGTGCTTCCATGACTGAATGAACATGGACTTTCCTCATCTGCCCCTTAGGCGCCGAACACGGTGGCGGATTCCTTGTCAGCGTCCTGGCGCGAGCGGTTCTACATGCAGGACttgaaggaggagagggcagtggctGTCTGGTTCAGTTTGGGGAGGGCATTCTATGCATGAGGAGCAGACAAGCCAGAGGAAGAGGCTGCATCCCCGGTGAAGTGGAGGtaggaggggcagagctggggagggccTAAAGGGTCAAGCAGCTTGCTCTTGGTGTGGAGTCAGGGGAGGGACTCATAGGAGGGTGACAGTGTGAGCGATGGCCAGGGAAGATGGTCCTAGCAGCCCTGTTTCAAATGGCTGGTGCAATGCGGGTAGCAAGGAGGATGCAGTCCAAGGCAGCCCATGATGAGGCTTGGCTGTCCGAACAGGCAGAAAAGGCTGGATTCCAGCAGCGTTCCAGAGGAAGCAGTGGCAGGACTCAGATGTGGCCTGGATGTGAgcggagagggagaggggaacgCTAAAGGGACAGGCCTGACTGTAAACGGCTAACGTCACAGTGGGGATTGACTCTAGGGCATAGCAGTACCACAGTCCTTTGGAAAGGGAAGCCTTGCTTTCCCATTACTAAAGCCCCAGCTCATTCTCTGGACTGATATAGTCTCTACAGAACCCTGCCTCTTCCATCACAGGCATGAtccctgggcccagccctgagACTGCACAAAGTGTCTTTATGAAAGGCAAACTCAACCAAACCCAAAGGGTTCTCTGGGACGctctgcccccttgtgcacaGACCTTGCAAGAGTCATGGTTTCATAGCTTTCCCTGCCACGCTGATAGCAGATCACACTGTTTCCCTTGAAACCCTGGCAGGTGCAAAGCCACAACGCAAACACACAAGGGGCAGTCAAGAGGATGGGACTATCCTTAGCTTTAACATTACTGGAGCAGCACGTTTACCTGGGCAGCTAGCGATCTCGACCTAcacttttaaaatggaattgtTAATCCGTACCTGATCCCAAACCAGAGGCGGAAGAAGCCACTCAGTACAAACCCATTACACTAGGAGGCTTCCTGAgcacctccccactccacccatgAGAACAGGTCTGCTACACCTCCCCACCAGGATTCTTGGTTGCATGCAACCCACCAGCAAGGCCATGGAGAGAAGGTTACACTAACAagttgagggagggagagaggctaCTTCTATACCTGGGAAGTCTGTTTTGCAGATGCAGACCAAGGACGCAAACATGGATGCTCTTGGCAAGGCAAGGCCTAGGGGCATCTGACTAAAGCTCCAGTGAAAGGGAACAAGCAACAGTACAAACCTTTGCAAACCTGTTACTGCCAGTTCTCTCTTTGTGCAGGTTATAGTCCAACAGCCTCTTGCAGATGGTCTCTGTCACCTCGATCAGTCGGATATCCCTGCCCAGAGGAGAAGTTGGTGAAACGGGGAAGGATTTAGTACCGCTCCCCGAGAAAGGCTACAGTCCATTAACAGGGCTAGAAAAATTCTAGTTCGAGGACTAAGCCCACTGGCTAGAGATGGACACAAGATGAAGGGGCTGGGGCAATGGCTAgtctctgcagctgctgggattTCCACCAGCTTGATGACCCTGGGCCAGCTTAGAGGCCCCACCTTTCAGAAGGTATCAGCCTCTTGAGGATAGGTGTCTAATCAACTGGAACTccactgcctgcctccctccctccaagtGCCAGAAGGGAAAAGATGCCGCCTCTTACCTCCACAGCCCCTGGCTACTGTAAAGGGGTGGGGGCTCCACCCCTGAGCTCCCCCTACCTCCACCTGGCTATTGAAAGAGGGATGGGCTCCTCCATCACAGCTTCCTGGCAACTGCAAGGGGTCTACACTACTTCACTCCTCTCCCCGAGACTCCTAGCTACTGCAAGGGAGGTGCGGGGAGAAGGTGTGTCTGCTGCATAACCCCCATCACAGCCTTCACTTTCTGGTCCGTATCCCATGTTGCTAGTGCCAGCCTCTACTCCTGCCCAGAGCTTTGCCAAGCAGCAGCAGAACGGAACTAACATTAGAAGGGGCATTTTTGCTGTCAAAGGTCTGAATAGTAGCTGTGAAACCAGCAATGTCTCATCCAGCGCACGGGAAAGCTCTGAGCAACAGGCTGGAGCTGCCTGCTGTAGACTCAAGCAATTCATGTTTGGCAGATCATCTTTGCAATCTTGAGGGCTCAAACTTAATGTACATCCCTAATCTTATACTCTAGGTACCAGTCACAAATTAAAGGGCCCCATCAACTTACAATATCTCACTGGTGCCTGAAGTTGTTTACCCACTATTGTTATTTGTAAAACCTGTAACCAGGGCAAATGAAAAGTGTTTCCTTTGTGTGCAGCACACACCATGTGTACACAGCAGCCTTACTGTTTCACCATAGCCAGTTTCTTCTCTTTGTATCTGTATTTCCTCATAATGGCCAGggagaaaaacatttaaagagaAGAGTGCAGTTGTAAAACCATCAGAAGTAGGCAAGGGGGATTCAGGGTCTGTCTGTACTGCAGCTGGAAATGTAATATCAAGCTCgatagctctgattgagctagcatactaaaaatagaagtgtagccatgaTGGCAGCGgcaggctagctgccctgagtacacaCCTAGGGTCTCGGACAGGATCATCTTTGGGGCAGCtgtttttagcacgctagcttgatcagagttaGCTCCAATGCAGACATACTTCAGGGGCAGGTAACGTCCCTGGAGTTCTTAAAGTGACTAGATTTTGAGCTAACTGTGTCTTGAAAAACAATTACATTCAATTAAAAAATGAATACCTTCCCACACTAATTGAACTGCCTCCTCCAACAGGAATATAAGCTGCCAAGTGATCCTGAAGCAACGACTGCCCACATTGGACAAACCCGGTCCATTtatcagcacccccaccccctccgagACAGGTGGATTTTGCAGCATGACTGGAAGTTCACAAAGCCAGGCTGTGGGGAAGCTATTTCCAAAGTCAACAGGCCCCCAGAGAACATCCTTTGAAGAGCCTCTTCCACATTTACACTTCAAGGGCTCCACATCTGCTGATTGTGGCACAACAAGGTCACAGAGGGTGAGACAGGTGGCCCACATCATTCAGGGCTCTGTAGGTTAGAGTCACTACTTTGAACCACACCCAGAAACATACTGCCagccagtacagatccctgagcAGCAGCGTAGTGGGTTACCTGTGCACAACACCTAAGAAGCAGGCGGATATCTTGTTTAAGCCTCAACTCAAACTGTCTCTGTGCACAGCCCCAAGAGGAGCTAACTGCCTTGACAAAAATTGAGATTAACAGCAATGATGACTGGCACCGCCCTACCTCTGACAGAAGAGGGTCCATGAAAGGCTCTCTttccttctcaactgtgagggctagaaAACTTGAAAACGTGAACTGAATGTAACTGGTGCAGTGAGGTTTGCCCAAGCAGGCAGAGTCTGAAGCAGGTCTAAGGGAGCACACCACTGATCTCACGGTGACATGTTAACTCTGGAGTTGAATGACAATTATTTAAATTCCAACTTAGGCTACTACTTCATCCCTGACCACTATAGCAAAAAAATCCAGCTAATATGGTTATCCTACAATCCCAGGTGCCCAAAGCCACAATTGTCCCCTCCTCAGCTTACAGCAACCCCACTTTTGTATGACAATTTCTACAATGCAGATATCTGAGGCACACTGACAACTGAGTGTGTTGGGAGAGCACAAGATAAATGGAATTTAGCAGCAGTGACCCAAGCTCATTGGACTGATACatgtattaaaattaattaaaaacctaCTTTCAAAATGTAAATGAAGCTGCCACAGAATTGTCAGAGTGCTGCAGAAAGCTAGCAGCAGAATCTCCGTCCAGCTTGCTGCAGGTGACAGAGGTCCCGAGTTAGGACTGGGCAG
This region includes:
- the CNPY3 gene encoding protein canopy homolog 3, with the translated sequence MAEPGPAACLLLLPLLLSPAPAAGAAAEDTEWVRLPSKCEVCKYVAVELKSAFEETGKTKEVIDTQYGFLGGKGSGIKYTQSDIRLIEVTETICKRLLDYNLHKERTGSNRFAKGMSETFETLHNLVHKGVKVVMDIPYELWNETSAEVADLKKQCDVLVEEFEDVIEDWYRHHQKEDLAQFLCANHVLKGKDTSCLAEQWTSKKGDVATTGENKTKKKGGKNKKAAEKKKKNNEKVEEAKSHLAPSAGRSPEEEGDIQPKAPLAHSPADEL